In Actinoplanes lobatus, the DNA window CAGCGCACGGCCGGTGCCCGCGGCCGGGTTCATGTTCAGGATGCGGGACTGGTTGTCGCCGGGGAGCAGCTGCCGGACCTGGACACCTCCCCAGCCGGCGGGCTGGCCCGCGTCACGGCCGGTACTCGGCCGGTACTCCAGGTACAGGGTCGAGGTGGGCAGCGGCACCTTGACCGCCCGGGGAGCGGTGATCGACGTGACCGCCGGCAGTTTGACCAGGCTTCCGGCGCCGGCCGTCACCGGGTTGTCCAGCGTGCCGAGCACGTCGGACAGCGCCGTGTTCAAGCTGTAGCCGTCGCCGTAGCGGGCAAAGCCCATCACGTCGTAGTCCGCGTACGAGCTGACCGTGCAGGACGAGCTGAGCGCGACCGTCGCCGTGTTCTCCGTGCAGTTGAGGGAGTTGGCGTGGCCGAGGCCGAGGTTGTGCCCGAACTCGTGCTCCCAGGCGTCGCCGTACATGTATCCGTTGATCCAGATCTCGCCGCCCGGCACATAGGCGAGGCCGACCCAGCCGCAGGCGCTGGTCTTCGGGAAATAGATGAGCACGTGGTTACGGCTGTTCGAGGCGGCTACGCCGTGTACGGCGTGTGCCGCGTTGGAGATCGCCGTGTAGTCGCAAGAACTCGGGGCGGCGATTTTTGCCCAGCCCCGGACGTCGATGGTGGGCACGGTGATCCCACCGGCGGTCTGCTCGCTCCAGTACGCGGCCGTCCGGTCGGCCGTCTCGCGCAGGGTCCCCGTGGTCTGCGAATCGGGCGCGGTCCAGTAGACCGGCAGCACGGTCAGCGTGTGCGCGCCCGCCCGGCCGGCCGGCAGCGCGGCGGCGACCGCGGCGGGATCGGCGTCGAGGATCCGCGCCTCGCCGTCGCCGATCGCGGCGGCGACCTCGGCAGGCGTGTCGACGCCGGCCGGCGCGCTCACCGTCACCTCGATCGCGGAATCCGGGCGCAGCCCGGTCGCGGCGGTGGCCGGCAGCGGCAGCATGGTGTCATCGATCGTGACGACGGGCCGCGTCACCGTACCGGTGGCCTGCTCGCCACCCGGGGTGGACAGGTCGTCGTCGACCACGACCCGGGAGAAGGTGCCGGAGACCGTGGTCGTGTGGGAGACGGGCGCCGCGACGGCGGTGCTCGGCGCGAGGAACACACCGAACGCGGCCGCCGTCACGACGACGAAATTCCGGGGGGACGGGTGCATGGCGCGACTATCGGAGCGCGTCTGCCGAACCTGAGAACTTCCTGGACCCGGTCGCCCCGGCGCACAAGACCGTAGGTTCGGCGTCGTCACCGGATGTGTCCGCGCCCAGGCATGGAATACGCGACAGTGGAATAGGCGGATTTTCACGGCTTACCAGAGAAAGGCTTTCAAAGGAGCAGAGAAGGGATGAAGGAGCGGATTCCATTCGCGGGGGCAGCCGTCCTGTCCCTGGTCCTGGCCGCCACCGGTTGCGGCGGCGGCGACGCTACGTCGGCCGGCGGCGACCCGACCGCCCGCGGCGCCATCGACGTGTGGTTCTCGAACAACGCGCAAGAGGTCGCCTGGGGCAGGCAGGTGGTGGAGAAGTGGAATGCCACCCATCCGGACGAGAAGGTGACGGCCCAGCAGATCCCGGCCAGCCAGACGTCCGAAGCGGTCATCTCGGCCAGCATCATCGCCGGGAACACCCCATGCCTGATCTACAACACGTCGCCTGCCGCCGTCCCGAACTTCCAGGCGCAGGGTGGTCTGGTGCCGCTCGACGACTTCGCCGACGGCACGAGCTACGTGACCGCACGCTCGGGCGAGCTCGGCGCCCAGTACCGATCGCCGGACGGCAAGATCTACCAACTGCCGTGGAAATCGAACCCGGTGATGCTGTTCTACAACAAGACGGCGTTCGCCAAGGCAGGCCTCAGCACCACCGCCCCGCCGCTGGCCACGTACACCGATTTCCTGGCCACCTCGCAGAAGCTGGTGTCCAGCGGCGCGGCCAGGTACGCCATCTTCCCGTCGCCGTCGAGCCAGTTCTTCCAGTCGTGGTTCGACTTCTACCCGATGTACGTGGCGGAAAGCGGCCAACAGCTCGTCGTCGACACCAAGGCCACGTTCGACTCCGATGCGGGCCGGGCGGTCGCCGGCCTCTGGCGGCAGTTGTACGCCCAGAACCTGGCGGGCAAGGAGGCGTACACCGGTGACGCGTTCGCCGACGGCACCGCCGCCATGGCCAGTGTCGGCCCCTGGGCCGTCACCGCGTACCAGGACAAGGTCGACTGGGGTGTCACCGGAGTGCCGACGCGTGCCGGCTCGGCGGAGAACCAGTCCACGTTCAGCGACGCGAAGAACGTCGCCCTGTACACGGCCTGCACCAACCGCGGTACGGCCTGGGACTTCCTGAAGTTCTCCACCAGCTCCGAGCAGGACGGCGAGCTGCTCGCGATGACCGGGCAGATGCCGCTGCGCCAGGACCTGGTGCGCGAGTATCCGGCGTATTTCGCGGCGAATCCGCAGTACAGGGTGTTCGCGGTCAAGGCGGCCCACGTGGTCGACGTGCCGAACACACCGGCTTCCGTCGAGGTGTGGCAGACCTTCCGGGACTCCTGGTCGAACTCGGTGATCTTCGGCAAGGAGGATCCGGACAAGGCACTGGCGGTCGCGGCCGCGAAGATCAACGACCTGGTGATCCGATGACCTCCGTCGCGCCTGACGCGAAACCGGCCACCACGCAGCCGATCGGGCTTCTGCTGAGCGCCCCGTACGCGGTGTACGTCGCCGCCGTCTTCGCGTACCCGCTGGGTATGGCCGTGTGGATCTCCTTCCACGACTACATCTTCACCGCGCCCGGGGTGAGCGTCTCCCGGCCCTTCGTCGGCTTCGACAACTACACCACCGCGCTGGCCGACCCCGCCGTACGCCAGTCGTTCGTCAACATCCTGATCTTCCTCGTCATCAACGTGCCGCTGACCGTGGTGCTGTCGCTGCTGCTGGCCGCCGCCCTCAACGCGGCGATCCCGTTCCGTACGTTCTTCCGGGTCAGCTTCTACGTCCCGTACGTGACCGCGAGCGTGGCCGTGGTCGGCGTGTGGCTGTTCCTGTTCAGCTCCGACGGGCTGGTCAACCAGGTGCTCGGTGACCTGGCTCCGGACCCGTCGTGGCTGATCAACGAGAGGTGGGCGATGCCGTCGATCGCCCTCTTCGTGACCTGGAAGCAGCTCGGCTTCTTCATCCTGCTGTACCTGGCCGCGTTGCAGAACGTGCCGAGGGAGCTCTACGAGTCGGCGGCGGTCGACGGCGCGAGCCGCTGGCGCAGCTTCCGGGCGGTCACGATTCCGGGCGTACGGCCGGCGACGACCCTGGTCACCCTGCTGGCGATCATCACCGGCGCGAACCTGTTCACCGAGCCGTACCTGCTGACCAACGGCGGTGGCCCGAGCGGCAGGTCCGCGTCGCCGGTTCTGCTGATGTATCAGCGCGGCATCGAGCAGCAGCATCCCGACGTCGCGGCGGCGATCGGCGTACTCCTGGTCGCCGGCGTCCTGCTCCTCGCCGGGCTTCAGCGGCTGGTGGAACGGAGGCAGGGGTGACCCGGGGCCGCTCGTGGTGGCGCACGATCGCCGTGACTCTCGGCGCGATCGTGTTCCTGTTCCCGTT includes these proteins:
- a CDS encoding extracellular solute-binding protein, producing MKERIPFAGAAVLSLVLAATGCGGGDATSAGGDPTARGAIDVWFSNNAQEVAWGRQVVEKWNATHPDEKVTAQQIPASQTSEAVISASIIAGNTPCLIYNTSPAAVPNFQAQGGLVPLDDFADGTSYVTARSGELGAQYRSPDGKIYQLPWKSNPVMLFYNKTAFAKAGLSTTAPPLATYTDFLATSQKLVSSGAARYAIFPSPSSQFFQSWFDFYPMYVAESGQQLVVDTKATFDSDAGRAVAGLWRQLYAQNLAGKEAYTGDAFADGTAAMASVGPWAVTAYQDKVDWGVTGVPTRAGSAENQSTFSDAKNVALYTACTNRGTAWDFLKFSTSSEQDGELLAMTGQMPLRQDLVREYPAYFAANPQYRVFAVKAAHVVDVPNTPASVEVWQTFRDSWSNSVIFGKEDPDKALAVAAAKINDLVIR
- a CDS encoding carbohydrate ABC transporter permease codes for the protein MTSVAPDAKPATTQPIGLLLSAPYAVYVAAVFAYPLGMAVWISFHDYIFTAPGVSVSRPFVGFDNYTTALADPAVRQSFVNILIFLVINVPLTVVLSLLLAAALNAAIPFRTFFRVSFYVPYVTASVAVVGVWLFLFSSDGLVNQVLGDLAPDPSWLINERWAMPSIALFVTWKQLGFFILLYLAALQNVPRELYESAAVDGASRWRSFRAVTIPGVRPATTLVTLLAIITGANLFTEPYLLTNGGGPSGRSASPVLLMYQRGIEQQHPDVAAAIGVLLVAGVLLLAGLQRLVERRQG